The Helianthus annuus cultivar XRQ/B chromosome 15, HanXRQr2.0-SUNRISE, whole genome shotgun sequence genomic sequence ttataaatttcattaaactttaaaaaaaattacataaccaaataaaaaatgaGTGTGAAAATACTTGagagttttttgaatttttggtgTAAAAATTGTTGAAAGGTTTTTGAGTTTGTTTAGATATATGGggtatttatataaaaaattctTGTAATTAACCCAAACGGTCAAAAAAACGGTCAAAAAAAACGTTCACTTTTCAAATGTTAACGCGTTGTGTGGAGCACGCGTGAACTTTACCACGCGTTTTACATGGTGCGGCGGCGGTGTAGCAAATGCCGATAACGCGTTATGGGTGGCCGATCACGGACCACCCCGGGTCCTCTAACGCTAATTTTGTAGCGACCATTGGTCTTTGTTCATCATCGCCCAACACACAAGACATGTGTATATTTTGGATTCAACAAAGATAAAAGGCGAAAAGAATGCTTCTAACTATCGTCTTTCAAGCCTAATTGCTACCGCCTTAGGATCCGAGTTCAACTACACAATGGTTGATGTATGTGTGTTTGCTATTTCTAAGTTGTTTGATTTTCTTtacttttaaataataatttgttAATTTATTTACAGTGTAAGCAACAAAAGGGTGGATGGGAATGCGGCTACATAGTTCTCCAACATATGTTTGACTTTGTCAATTTGTATCAAAACCAGTTTCCCGATGAAGTAAAATATACTTGTTTATCAATTTATTACTTaactgtttattttttttttaaacttagaaGGTTCAGATGTATATAACatgtaaatatatacaaagcTTTATTGCCGATGTTATTACCGATTTTTCTCTTTGCCTTTAGATTTAGTCTATAATATTTGTAATAACTCtttctatctatttttattttagatgTGGCACGACACGAGAGAGGCAACGGATAATGAGATAGATGTTTTGTTGATGACGTTGATGCCGAAGTTTTTTAGGGAGTTAGGTATTTCGTTAGATTAGCGTATGTAGTTTATTTATGCAATTTAACGTAGCTTGTTATGTATTCACAAATGATTGTAATTTGACGGTTTATTTCCGAATTGGATGTCTACGGGTTTATTTTTGATTTGAATATGTATTATTTTGGTTTGATTTGAAAATGTTCCATTGGTGTATGTATATAGCTTGATGTATTTCCTGGAAAACCttgtatatgtttttttttccaGCAAGCAAATGTATTTCTAGCAAATGTATTTCTGGAAAATGTTTCACTAAACACCGTCTAATAAGACTTGAGGTATAAGCCGGTGTTCAAACTCTGAACACCGTCTAATAGGACTTGAGGTATAAGCCGGTGTTCAAACTCTGAACACCGTCTAATAAGACATCAAGTATAAGCCGGTGTTCAGACTCTGAACACCGTCTAATAAGTCATGAATTTTAAGCCGGTGTTCAAATTGAATACCGTCTAAAAAGATATGATTTTAAACCAGTGTGGTTTAAGACGGTGTTGAAAACACCGTCTTAAAACCCATTTCACCCCGTCTTATGCTCTATTTTGTAGTAGTGTTTGTatatttctaaagctcgagcttggctcgtgAATATCATTCCAAGCTCGAGCTTTCGCTCTGCTTGTTTTTATATTTAGTAATTATTTTATATACATTTATAATTATATtcatattttataaatataattagtgtatataacataatatataatatttagTAATTTGTATCgtaattttatttataataattatTGTATAGATATACATGTAATATGTTACATAAAAATTACATATACAATTGGCTCTTTTAGCTCGATGATGGACATTTTAAGAGGGTCAGGTACGTTTAGCCAACCTGGGTACTTTAAACTAAatcttgtgtttgatgattttgtgCCAGGTTTGGCCTTCCATCCTATTGATGGGATATTGCAAGCGGTACCACACGTGATCGCGCTATTTCTAGTTCGGATGCATTTCTGCATTTCACGACCCACATAGGGCTATTGTTTATCGAAGTGATATGGACATGCAAATATTCATGACTGTGTAGACGGGAAAATTTGGCCAGTGATGGGTGCGGGATACCACACGATTCATCACACGACTTATCGTCATAATTATGGACATTTTACAGTGTGGATGGACTGGATGTTTGGCACACTTCGTGATCCTGCAGAAGAGGGGACCAAAAAGATGTGATTTTGATATGTGTTGGtgacctttttcttttcttttcttttttttttttttctagtgtgGTGTTTATGTAAATGATTTGAGTAATGATTCATTTGGATTCAGATTCATTTGGTTTCCTTTTTAAGGTTGTAATCATGGTCCAGGGTGTGGGGTGAACGGACTTCGTAGTTTTTCTGTAGCGTATATCAatgcatcatcatcatactcagtatatcTTACCAATACCAaaactaaggtagggtctgaggatggtgaaatgtagacaaccttacccctatcccgtaggaatagagagccTGCTTCCAATGAGACCTCTGGCTCGataatagttttgcatcaagacttggacataaagcacataacactcagcaattgagacaaatgCCTATCAATGCATACTTGTTGCATTTGAAAAACaaattgaaaaaaatatatattatcaaATTTGATCTAATACATTATTTATTCTTTATAAATGGTTATTAAACGGCACATCACTTTTTCGTGGTCAAGAACTTAAGATTACCTTGATAATTCATTTTACCTCTTACTTGTACCGTTAGGAACGACAAGTCATCATTATTATATGTGGCATGGCCCGAATCATACAAAAAAAATTGGATGTTGGGTTAACAAACATCCGAGCAATGAAAAACCGACACTGGTGAAAAAAATCTTGATTCCGCCACTTGTTGTAATTGGAAAGATGTGAACACGATGGTggccagtggcgaagcttgaaaaaaaagttcggggggtcggaaaGTAGCGGACCTAAAAAAAAATTTCTATCGCGTAGTTTCGAGGTGTATGTTCGGGTCGGACGTCGGtgattcgattcgggtcgggtcaaacattaatatcaaataaaaaacgttctcaaacattaaaaAAGAAGTTATCATTTTATTCTTCTGGTCGATGTCCCAAAGTAAAcgaatttgggttttttttttttttcatagggTGGACTTTTAGGTTGGGTTATGTAATATACATTCTAGTATTCTATCAAATATAATGATTTGAGCTATAATATTTGGactaattaaatattttatttaggctatataaataaaaaaaaattaaaaccggggggggggggggggaaacgTATAAacctaatttttttataaaaccggggggtcgaaaacgtatatacctacaaaatcctatacgaaacgtacatatataacactactgaccgaaaagttcggggggcgggcgcccctccccgccccttaaaTCCTTCGCCaatgatggtggcggtggtggactGTGACGGTGGGGTAGGGATGAGCGTGgaaccggtaccgataccgaaaatcgtcaaaactgggtaccggtaccgaaaatgttcaGTACGGTACAGTACCGGTTCCGGTATGggaccggtatttgaaggtaaattTCGGTATtctaccggtaccgataccgaaaatgccaaaaagtggataccggtaccgaaaaaaatTCAGtacgggaaattcggtactggtatccaataccaaatgctcatccctataGTGTACAACTATTTCCATTTTCATATAACACATCATGTGTTTTCATGTTTTGTGGTGTTTGTGTAAATGACCCATCATAATCATACCATGTTGTGTCATAATGAAATCGCAACATATCATGTCAAGTGTTTTAAATTATTCATATCACTAGGGAGaaagcccgtgcgatgcacggcatgcataatagatattgtttgttcgtggtaagacgtctgacacggctggtgcataacatgtaagacaatacgcctacaaaggggcgtgcttaaactttattaaaccatGGACCATAAGTTGTTTCCTTGGTAAAACTTGTCGgccaaaaagaagtgaaaaaaGATGTCTTCCAAGAAAAAAACATGAAACAGAAAGAGGAAAAACGCATAAACTCTCGCACGCCTTCCTATCTTATTGGATAACACATAGACCAAACTTTTGCTAACGCATGCCAACGTCATCCCCAATCCCATCACCAGCCAACTGACTGCAGTGAAATAACGAAAAGAAAACTATTAAAAATGGTATACTATGTTTACGTATATATGCATCGAAAAGTAGTACGGGTTTTCATTACTAACACTAAGTGCAGACGGTATACCTTTCATGTGGGTCACTGTCAATTGTTTCTTTTGAATCCGAATCTGCATAAACAGGCCTGGGAAGGAAAAGCACAAAACATTTATGTAGACGGTTATCCAAAAATATGCACAATTACATTGTTTATGTACCACGCAGATGGTCAAGCTCTCTTATATACCCTTTGGTGGGGCATAGTTTCTCTAAATAAGTAAGTGCATGTGATGTTTCCAAAGCTGGGATTATGCCGTATAGTCTAAATAGTCTCTTGAAGGTTGCATTTTATATATAATCACACAAGAAAATAAATAATTAGCAAAAGGAGATTGAAGAGATGAAACAAAATGGTAGATGTGGCAATTTAGATCCAAAACCAGTTGTAGTAAAAGTGGAGGTTGTGATTTTTACTTATAACGGGTCAATCAGCTTTGTGTTTTTTTTATCCAAAGAAAAGAAGTCGAATAAAAACCATCAAATTGGTACAACATGCCGAATGGGTTTAACAGTACCAAAAGTCTACTTGTTAGGCATAAAAGCGCCTCAAgcattttatttatatattttggaTATTATTAATTATTCATAAAAGTTCTAACAATGGACATTAAATGTTATACGGGTCAACCCACCAGCCTACCCCGTTTAACTTTAACCAATGCATAAAATGACTGCGGCGGGTCAACAATTTACGATGCTGTAATATCGACCCACGCGTTGCGGCGGGCGCGTGAACTTTGTAAAGGTATGTGCCTTGGGTAATAATCAAGTCTAAGATTCAGCAACTCCACCACAATCGTACACTACAATATCATAGAACAATTAGAAGCTTACACCAGGCATGTCAACAAAATAGTTCATGTAAGTCGAATGACATGGCAAATGGAGTAGATGGAAGAACCATCCCTTTCTTGGATGCACAATTAGCGTCGAAAATTGTAGAACGAATCTGGCGCACTACCTTATTTCCTTCTACAAAAGTCAacattaggttttttttttttttttttgaacggctactTTCATTAAGCTAGCAAGGCGCtagaaaacacaaacaaacaacaaaacaaaactatTACACTGGGCGCACAACCCAATTCGACCAAACAACATCCTTAATGGGCGATCTATTCCTAATCCAATGGAAGCTTAGGGCCTTGACATCCTTAAAAGTCAACATTAGTTAAAAAAAGCCCGTTCGTGCATGTTAAGTATAAAAAGCTAGTAAGTTTTTGGAACCTGAATTTCATACTTGAACTGGCACCTTAAGTAGTAAAATGACCATCCATGGCTGCAACTTTGGTTTTCCAAAGGCTGGTTACTAAACAAAATAACCATAAAGGTTAGGTATTGCTAAAACTATAATAAGTCTCTAAAAACTTGAAAACGGTTAAACTAATTTACCTTCTACATACATGAGAGCCACAATGAAGAGGATGTTGAAGAGAAAAATAAAACCAAGAAGAGCACCAGCACCAATCCAGTATGAGCTTTCTGTAGTTTGGACGTCTAAGTTCTTTAGCACAGCAAATCCTAGGTTGGTTGAATTgtcgaaactctgccaaaatatatatcaaattaattggtttttttttcttctttttatgTAGAATTGTTTAGGTTTTTATTAAGAATTAGTTGCATACTCTTTGGGTGGTCCATCTAGGGTCAAGTAATTCATTTAATGGATTTGAAGATATAAGACAGAGATGATAGCCAATAAAGCCATTCCCACCAGTTTTGGAATTGAGTTTTTATTTTGAATAAAACCACCCAACAAAAATAAAAGCAGAAATACTACTGATCCACCCGTGTTTGCAATATTCATTGTTTTTGACCAAGCATAATAGGCGTTTTTGCCCTCAATCCCGCCCCAAAACGCCAGCAAGGCCGCCCCCTGGGCGTGTTATGGCGTTTTCTTTCAAAAAAATGCGGGCAACGTGTTTTTAATCACGCCGGAGAAGAAGGGCTTTGGCCAATGAGTGTGCTCCTGTTCTTTGTTTGGCCAATAACAATTTTtcatggtttttttatttaaattctatttacaccccttttaacataatgacccacatccccactacacccattttagaaaacgcccaataatgccccattgctgactgggctACCACATGGCGCAAAACACCCAAGGGTGGGGTGTTAAGCACTACACATGGTGTTACAAACTCCAACAATCAATCTAAACAGTCCCACTGCAACATTATGTATTAGAAACACCAATAGGAGATGCTTGAAAAACATGTGTCACACCATGCATATTCTATTAGCTTAAAATGAagattattttaatttatttttttgaaaGTAAAATGATGGTCAACATAATACATGCCTgcttcaggggcaaggtcaa encodes the following:
- the LOC110868268 gene encoding uncharacterized protein LOC110868268 isoform X1 encodes the protein MSIILPPEHVDVNVHPTKREVSLLNQEVIVEKIQSTIDSKLRNFNDSSTYQEHVAVDSSPSSKVAATKASPINISNPEFRQFNQPRICCAKELRRPNYRKLILDWCWCSSWFYFSLQHPLHCGSHVCRSNQPLENQSCSHGWSFYYLRCQFKPVYADSDSKETIDSDPHESQLAGDGIGDDVGMR
- the LOC110868268 gene encoding uncharacterized protein LOC110868268 isoform X2, which gives rise to MSIILPPEHVDVNVHPTKREVSLLNQEVIVEKIQSTIDSKLRNFNDSSTYQEHVAVDSSPSSKVAATKASPINISNPEFRQFNQPRICCAKELRRPNYRKLILDWCWCSSWFYFSLQHPLHCGSHVCRSNQPLENQSCSHGWSFYYLRCQFKPVYADSDSKETIDSDPHERYTVCT
- the LOC110868268 gene encoding uncharacterized protein LOC110868268 isoform X3 — protein: MSIILPPEHVDVNVHPTKREVSLLNQEVIVEKIQSTIDSKLRNFNDSSTYQEHVAVDSSPSSKVAATKASPINISNPEFRQFNQPRICCAKELRRPNYRKLILDWCWCSSWFYFSLQHPLHCGSHVCRSNQPLENQSCSHGWSFYYLRCQFNVRLWWSC